The genomic DNA CCATGCACTCGTCCCTTGAACCGATCAGCGGTAGGGCGAGTCCGTCCCGGCGAGCCGCTCGGCCTGCGTGGAACACGTCCGACTCGGCTCGCTGGGGACAGGCTCGCCCTACCAGAAGGTCAGAGGAAGAACTCGCGATCCGCGTTCGCGCTCTGCCAACGGCCCTACGGCCCTTTCCGTTGCAGCGCCTTGCCCAGGGCGCGCAGGGCGGGCTGGAAATCAGGCTTCAGCCGGAGGGTTTCCTGGAATTCCTCGATCGCCTCGTCGATCCGGCCTTGGGAAACATACGCGTTGGCCAGGTTGTAGTGGGCGTCCACGTAGTTCGGCGTGAGTTGCACCGCTTTGGCGAAATGGATGGTCGCGTCGGTCAGCTTGCCTTGCCGCGCCAAGACGGTTCCCAGGTTGTTATGGGTCGAAGCCGAGTCCGGGTTGAGGTTTAGCGCTTCATTGAAATGTTTCACGGCTTCCTCGAACTGCCCGCGTTTGACGAGGAGGTTGCCAAGGTTGTTGTGGGCTTCAGCGTAGTCCGGCAGAATCCTCAGCGCCTCCGTGTAGTGTTGAATGGCTTCCTCATCCTTGCCGAGCCGGGTCAGGGCGATGGCCAGGTTGTAATGCGTATCCTCGGAGCCCGCGTCGTGGCTCAGGGAATGTTGATACTCCTTCACGGCTTCCTCGATCTTCCCTTCGGCGAGCAACTCGTTGCCAC from Verrucomicrobiota bacterium includes the following:
- a CDS encoding tetratricopeptide repeat protein: MKHAILASYLAATMKPDKRKRPPHSGKPPSRSDSRLTPSTPPKSNAAKIGLVLVLVAAALCALAVYRLRVDRPGPSPASASTSLAKASSPLPSNLEGTNVSSATTTNTHSHGEEGESAANDAEIAVGLLTRGNELLAEGKIEEAVKEYQHSLSHDAGSEDTHYNLAIALTRLGKDEEAIQHYTEALRILPDYAEAHNNLGNLLVKRGQFEEAVKHFNEALNLNPDSASTHNNLGTVLARQGKLTDATIHFAKAVQLTPNYVDAHYNLANAYVSQGRIDEAIEEFQETLRLKPDFQPALRALGKALQRKGP